A genomic region of Equus caballus isolate H_3958 breed thoroughbred chromosome 1, TB-T2T, whole genome shotgun sequence contains the following coding sequences:
- the LOC100052689 gene encoding granzyme B: protein MQPLLLLLAFLLSPGAEAGEIIGGHEARPHSRPYMAFVQILIEQKWKSCGGVLVRQDVVLTAAHCWGRSIKVALGAHNIKKQERTQQVISVKEAIPHPHYNSKKIANDIMILKLERKAELTAAVQPISLPWGTAQVRPGEVCSVAGWGRVTPNGRGSDTLQEVELTVQQDQVCESYFGNYNRTTQLCVGDPKEKKSSYKGDSGGPLVCKNVIQGIVSYGRSGGLPPRAFTKVSSFLPWIKKTMKGRAPWPRG, encoded by the exons ATGCAgcctctcctgctcctgctggcctTTTTACTGTcccctggggcagaggcag GGGAGATCATCGGGGGACATGAGGCCAGGCCCCACTCTCGCCCCTACATGGCATTTGTTCAAATTCTGATTGAACAAAAATGGAAGAGCTGCGGTGGTGTACTCGTGCGACAGGATGTTGTTCTGACGGCTGCTCACTGCTGGGGAAG GTCAATCAAGGTGGCCCTGGGGGCCCACAACATTAAGAAGCAGGAGAGGACCCAGCAGGTCATCTCTGTGAAGGAAGCCATCCCCCACCCACACTATAATTCTAAGAAGATAGCCAACGACATCATGATACTAAAG ctggagagaaaggccGAGCTGACTGCAGCTGTGCAGCCCATCAGCCTGCCCTGGGGAACAGCCCAggtgaggcctggagaggtgtGCAGTGTGGCAGGCTGGGGGAGAGTCACCCCAAATGGCAGAGGGTCAGACACCCTGCAGGAGGTGGAGCTGACCGTGCAGCAGGATCAGGTGTGCGAATCCTACTTTGGCAATTACAACCGTACCACTCAGCTGTGTGTGGGGGACCCGAAGGAAAAGAAGTCTTCCTATAAG GGGGACTCCGGGGGCCCTCTCGTGTGTAAGAACGTGATTCAGGGCATTGTCTCCTATGGACGATCAGGCGGGCTTCCTCCACGGGCCTTCACCAAAGTCTCTAGTTTCCTGCCCTGGATAAAGAAAACCATGaaggggcgggccccatggccgaggggttaa